GAACGGAGCATATCGATAAGAGTACCAAATCGATCCTCAAACTTGGTGACCATTGCGATCCCAATATATCGATACTAATTTCTCCCTTTTTATTGACATTAGGATGAAATATCTGAAACAAGGAACAAAATATAAAAATTTGAACCGGTTATTCCGAGATCAAACCGTGTACCAAACATAATCGAAAAGTTACTTAAACCGGGATTTTCCTACCTTGGTTATGAACGTGATTTTGGGTGGCTTGAATGGATAACTGGTCGGGATGTGAATAGAGACGGCGAAGTCACCGTTTTCAAACGGACAATTCGCCGGTCCGATGATGTTTGCTTCCCACCTGAAAACATTTTCAGGCGAAGCTAATCTTGAGTTGACAAGCTTCATGAGGATTTGATCTTTCATTTTAGATTCTTTCAAGAGCCTCTTCTCCCCACACAGAGAGGCCGATGAGTTTTTAGAGTTAGGTTGATTATCTGCGGCGGCCGGAGATGCACTTCGCCGGAAACTACAGGTTTTGAATATTCCCATCTCTCTCTCTCTATGTGTGCGTTATTGTTTCAAGTGTGACTACTCTCTCGCTCTCTCTTACATTCAGCATATAAATTACAGCGGTTGCGTTTGGGTAATCTCCTTCAAGTTTCAACAACTTTTAATAGTTGAAAAAGGATAAATAATGGTGAATGTATAAACTACACGGTG
The DNA window shown above is from Brassica oleracea var. oleracea cultivar TO1000 chromosome C3, BOL, whole genome shotgun sequence and carries:
- the LOC106333359 gene encoding SUMO-conjugating enzyme UBC9 → MGIFKTCSFRRSASPAAADNQPNSKNSSASLCGEKRLLKESKMKDQILMKLVNSRLASPENVFRWEANIIGPANCPFENGDFAVSIHIPTSYPFKPPKITFITKIFHPNVNKKGEISIDILGSQWSPSLRIDLVLLSICSVLSNPVEPFVPGNPAVMLYQQDRNAYEKIARMWTLEFANA